The following are encoded together in the Phenylobacterium sp. NIBR 498073 genome:
- a CDS encoding 1-deoxy-D-xylulose-5-phosphate reductoisomerase — protein MGALTLPRRVSVLGSTGSVGVSTLDLLEKAGAEVEVTALTAGRNAERLAEQALRWRPKLAVIEDETKLPELRQRLDGSGVKVAAGHSAVVEAAAADAQWVMSSIVGFAGLAPTLAAAQAGAVIGLANKESLVCAGPSLLRAAKLAGGAVIPVDSEHSAIFQVLDPMNAQRVDRLILTSSGGPFRTWSAEQMAHATPEQAVAHPNFSMGAKISVDSATMMNKGLEIIEAAYLFGMTNERVDVLIHHQQIIHSLVEYSDGSTLAQLGAPDMRTPIACAFAWPDRLPWPAPRLDLAAIGQLTFEEPDLRRFPALKIAKEALAAGGAAPAVMNAANEVAVAAFLDRKIGFLDIAATVSETLERVESQGLVAGAANGDTLENAQATDTLARRVAGEVVVGLGR, from the coding sequence ATGGGCGCATTGACTTTGCCTCGCCGCGTCAGCGTTCTGGGTTCCACCGGCTCGGTCGGCGTTTCCACTCTCGATCTCCTGGAAAAGGCCGGCGCCGAGGTCGAGGTGACCGCCCTGACCGCCGGGCGCAACGCCGAGCGGCTGGCCGAGCAGGCCCTGCGCTGGCGGCCGAAGCTGGCGGTCATCGAAGACGAGACCAAGCTGCCTGAGCTGCGCCAGCGTCTCGACGGCTCGGGCGTCAAGGTCGCGGCAGGCCACAGCGCCGTGGTCGAGGCCGCCGCCGCGGACGCGCAGTGGGTGATGTCCTCGATCGTCGGCTTTGCGGGCCTGGCGCCGACCCTGGCGGCGGCGCAGGCCGGCGCGGTGATCGGCCTAGCCAACAAGGAGAGCCTGGTCTGCGCGGGTCCTTCGCTGCTGCGAGCGGCCAAGCTGGCGGGCGGGGCGGTGATCCCGGTCGATTCCGAGCATTCGGCGATCTTCCAGGTGCTGGATCCGATGAACGCCCAGCGGGTCGACCGGCTGATCCTGACCTCGTCGGGCGGGCCGTTCCGGACCTGGTCGGCCGAGCAGATGGCCCACGCCACGCCCGAGCAGGCCGTGGCCCACCCGAACTTCAGCATGGGCGCGAAGATCTCGGTGGATTCCGCGACCATGATGAACAAGGGCCTGGAGATCATCGAGGCCGCCTACCTGTTCGGCATGACCAATGAGCGGGTGGACGTGCTGATCCATCATCAACAGATCATCCACAGCCTGGTGGAGTACAGCGACGGATCGACGCTGGCCCAACTCGGCGCGCCCGACATGCGCACGCCGATCGCCTGCGCCTTCGCCTGGCCCGACCGCCTGCCGTGGCCGGCGCCGCGGCTGGATCTGGCCGCCATTGGCCAATTGACCTTCGAAGAACCGGACCTGCGCCGTTTTCCCGCCTTGAAGATCGCCAAAGAAGCTCTGGCGGCCGGTGGGGCCGCGCCCGCGGTGATGAACGCCGCCAACGAGGTCGCCGTGGCCGCCTTCCTTGACCGCAAGATTGGCTTTCTCGATATTGCCGCGACGGTGTCTGAGACCCTCGAACGCGTCGAATCTCAGGGCCTGGTCGCGGGGGCGGCGAATGGCGACACGCTCGAGAACGCTCAGGCGACCGATACGCTGGCGCGTCGCGTCGCCGGCGAGGTCGTCGTCGGCCTAGGGCGCTAG
- the dnaE gene encoding DNA polymerase III subunit alpha: protein MSEAVNEGFVHLRVRSAYSLLEGAIKADKVSGLAKAAEMPAVALTDRANLYGALEFSVTSKDAGVQPIIGCALPVTGIGGGQTERWAKIPTIVLLAQSEQGYLNLSELSSLCYLEADGSEDVSVPWSKVAARAEGLILLSGGVDGPIDPLLAAGKVPEGQAALAEMARVFGDRFYVELQRHGLPAQAAAEGELVAFAYDNDIPLVATNDVYFAKQSMYEAHEALLCIADGAFIMQDERRRVTPEHWFKPAADMRALFADLPEACDNTLDIARRCAFMVKKRDPILPRFDTGAGRSEADELAHQAREGLKARIARGQASAMPVEDYEARLEREIGIITQMGFPGYFLIVSDFIKWAKDHDIPVGPGRGSGAGSLVAYALTITDLDPLRYGLLFERFLNPERVSMPDFDIDFCQERREEVISYVQQHYGRDRVAQIITFGTLQARAVLRDVGRVLQLPLGLVDRLAKMVPANPANPVTLAKAIEIEPRLRQAKNEDEAVNQLLETALQLEGLYRNASTHAAGVVIGDRPLTELTPLYRDPRSELPATQFNMKWVESAGLVKFDFLGLKTLTVIDRALKFLRKRGVEIDFATLPVDDAASYEVMSSGGTVGVFQLEGQGMRDTLRQLRPGSLEDVTAVVSLYRPGPMDNIPAFIDCKFGRREIDYLHPSLEPVLKETYGIIVYQEQVMQIAQILAGYSLGEADLLRRAMGKKKKEEMDLQRARFVSGAEAKGVPAEQAGSIFDLVDKFAGYGFNKSHAAAYAYVSYQTAWLKANAPVEFFAASMSLDISNTDKLAVFYQDAKRFGVKVRSPDVNRSSADFEVEDGEVLYALGGIRNVGQQAMEHVVAVRKAGGPFKDIFDFASRVDPKQVNKRTFETLARAGAFDSIHPDRAQLLAAAELLAGLGQSVASQESSAQGALFSDGTHHLVAAVRKKMPKAEPWTPVQRLDEELAAVGFYLSGHPLDDMVTALRRRRTDLLADVIPKAEAGAEAFRMAGVVRRKQERASQSSGEKFAFVTLSDPTGEYEVLFPPESLRKCRDLLEPGKAVALKVRAKARDGEVRFFGDDAEPVDKAVENAVAGLRVHIAPRSAEIEALKKRLEHVANPRGGEIILVANIERGREIELKLPGRFSLDVSVRGALKTAPGVVFVEDI, encoded by the coding sequence GTGAGCGAAGCGGTGAACGAGGGTTTCGTCCACCTGCGGGTTCGCTCCGCCTATTCGCTGCTCGAGGGCGCGATCAAGGCCGACAAGGTCAGCGGGCTGGCCAAGGCCGCGGAGATGCCGGCCGTAGCCCTGACCGACCGGGCCAACCTCTACGGCGCGCTCGAATTTTCGGTCACCAGTAAGGACGCCGGCGTCCAGCCGATTATCGGCTGCGCGCTGCCGGTCACCGGGATCGGCGGCGGGCAGACCGAGCGCTGGGCCAAGATCCCGACCATCGTCCTCCTGGCCCAGAGCGAGCAGGGCTATCTCAATCTCAGCGAACTCTCGTCGCTCTGCTATCTGGAGGCTGACGGCAGCGAGGACGTGTCGGTCCCCTGGTCGAAGGTGGCCGCCCGCGCCGAGGGTCTGATCCTGCTGTCCGGTGGCGTGGACGGGCCGATCGATCCGCTGTTAGCCGCCGGCAAGGTTCCGGAAGGCCAAGCCGCCCTGGCCGAGATGGCGCGCGTGTTCGGGGACCGGTTCTATGTCGAGCTTCAGCGGCATGGCCTGCCGGCGCAGGCCGCCGCCGAGGGCGAACTGGTGGCGTTCGCCTACGACAACGACATTCCATTGGTCGCGACCAATGACGTCTACTTCGCCAAGCAATCGATGTACGAGGCCCACGAGGCGCTGCTTTGCATCGCCGACGGCGCGTTCATTATGCAGGACGAACGCCGCCGGGTGACCCCGGAGCACTGGTTCAAGCCGGCCGCCGACATGCGGGCGCTGTTCGCCGACCTGCCGGAAGCCTGCGACAACACCCTCGATATCGCCCGCCGCTGCGCCTTCATGGTCAAGAAGCGCGACCCGATCCTGCCGCGCTTCGACACCGGGGCCGGCCGTTCGGAGGCCGACGAACTGGCCCACCAGGCGCGCGAAGGTCTCAAGGCGCGGATCGCCAGGGGGCAGGCCTCGGCGATGCCGGTGGAGGACTACGAGGCGCGGCTCGAACGGGAGATCGGGATCATCACCCAGATGGGGTTCCCGGGCTACTTCCTGATCGTGTCGGACTTCATCAAGTGGGCAAAGGATCACGACATTCCGGTCGGACCGGGACGGGGGTCCGGCGCCGGCTCGCTGGTCGCCTACGCCCTGACCATCACCGACCTCGATCCCTTGCGCTATGGCCTGCTGTTCGAGCGCTTCCTGAATCCGGAGCGGGTGTCGATGCCCGACTTCGATATCGACTTCTGCCAGGAGCGCCGGGAAGAGGTCATCAGTTACGTCCAGCAGCACTACGGTCGTGACCGGGTGGCGCAGATCATCACCTTCGGCACCCTGCAGGCGCGCGCCGTGCTGCGCGACGTCGGGCGGGTGTTGCAACTGCCGCTGGGGCTGGTCGACCGCCTGGCCAAGATGGTTCCGGCCAACCCGGCCAATCCGGTGACCTTGGCCAAGGCGATCGAGATCGAGCCGCGGCTGCGTCAGGCCAAGAACGAGGACGAGGCGGTCAATCAGCTGCTGGAGACGGCGCTGCAGCTGGAGGGTCTCTATCGCAACGCCTCGACCCACGCCGCCGGCGTGGTGATCGGTGACCGGCCTTTGACCGAGCTGACCCCGCTCTACCGCGATCCGCGCTCGGAGCTGCCCGCTACCCAGTTCAACATGAAGTGGGTCGAGAGCGCCGGCCTGGTGAAGTTCGACTTCCTGGGCCTCAAGACCCTGACGGTGATCGACCGGGCGCTGAAGTTCCTGCGCAAACGCGGCGTGGAGATCGACTTCGCGACCCTGCCGGTGGACGACGCAGCGTCCTATGAGGTGATGTCCAGCGGCGGCACCGTCGGCGTGTTCCAGCTGGAAGGGCAGGGGATGCGCGACACCCTGCGCCAGTTGCGTCCAGGCTCGCTCGAAGACGTCACCGCCGTCGTCTCGCTCTATCGCCCGGGCCCGATGGACAACATCCCGGCCTTCATCGACTGCAAGTTCGGCCGGCGGGAGATCGACTATCTGCACCCGAGCCTGGAGCCGGTGCTGAAGGAGACCTACGGCATCATCGTCTACCAGGAACAGGTGATGCAGATCGCCCAGATCCTGGCCGGCTACTCGCTCGGCGAAGCCGACCTTCTGCGCCGGGCGATGGGTAAGAAGAAGAAGGAGGAGATGGACCTGCAGCGCGCCAGGTTCGTCTCCGGCGCCGAGGCCAAGGGCGTGCCGGCCGAGCAGGCGGGGTCGATCTTCGACCTGGTGGACAAGTTCGCGGGCTACGGCTTCAACAAGAGCCACGCGGCCGCCTACGCCTATGTTTCGTACCAGACGGCCTGGCTGAAGGCGAATGCGCCGGTCGAGTTCTTCGCGGCCTCGATGAGCCTCGATATCTCCAACACCGACAAGCTGGCGGTCTTCTATCAGGACGCCAAGCGGTTCGGCGTAAAGGTGCGCAGCCCCGACGTGAACCGCTCCAGCGCCGACTTCGAGGTGGAGGACGGCGAGGTGCTCTATGCGCTTGGCGGCATCCGCAACGTCGGTCAGCAGGCCATGGAGCACGTGGTGGCGGTCCGCAAGGCGGGCGGCCCCTTCAAGGACATCTTCGACTTCGCCTCACGCGTCGACCCCAAGCAGGTGAACAAGCGAACCTTCGAGACGCTGGCCCGCGCCGGAGCCTTCGACTCCATTCACCCGGACCGGGCGCAGTTGTTGGCGGCGGCCGAACTGCTGGCCGGTCTGGGACAGAGCGTGGCCTCGCAGGAAAGCTCGGCGCAGGGCGCGCTGTTCTCGGACGGGACCCATCACCTGGTCGCCGCCGTGCGCAAGAAGATGCCCAAGGCCGAGCCGTGGACCCCGGTCCAGCGCCTGGACGAGGAACTGGCGGCGGTGGGCTTCTACCTGTCCGGCCACCCGCTGGACGATATGGTCACCGCCCTGCGTCGCCGTCGCACGGACCTGCTGGCCGATGTGATCCCCAAGGCCGAGGCTGGCGCGGAGGCGTTCCGCATGGCCGGCGTCGTGCGCCGCAAGCAGGAGCGGGCCTCGCAGTCCAGCGGCGAGAAGTTCGCCTTCGTCACGCTCTCGGACCCGACCGGCGAATACGAGGTGCTGTTCCCGCCGGAGTCGCTGCGCAAGTGCCGCGACCTGCTGGAGCCGGGCAAGGCCGTGGCGCTCAAGGTCCGGGCCAAGGCTCGCGACGGCGAGGTGCGGTTCTTTGGTGACGACGCCGAGCCTGTGGATAAGGCTGTGGAGAACGCGGTGGCCGGGCTGCGCGTCCACATAGCGCCGCGCAGCGCGGAGATCGAGGCGCTGAAGAAGCGGCTTGAGCACGTCGCCAACCCGCGGGGCGGGGAGATCATCCTGGTCGCCAATATCGAGCGCGGCCGCGAGATTGAACTCAAGTTGCCGGGGCGCTTCAGTCTGGACGTGTCGGTGCGCGGCGCGCTGAAGACCGCGCCGGGCGTGGTCTTCGTCGAGGACATTTAG
- a CDS encoding phosphatidate cytidylyltransferase, whose product MSLPQARRFDWANLGVRVASATVLVPAVLGAVWFSDMPGLRWLFLVLVAVAVALLAIEWGAMTAPTAPIRVSTALTVAILAAAFLAHQKHMPLAWAAGALGAVAAALVARGVAERPMNAAFGVVYLAIPVVCLVWLRGMPEGRQWTILLFAVAWAADIAAFAVGSALKGPKLWPKFSPNKTWSGFIGGLVAAAAAGAAMAAFSAIVLSVPAGALIGLVGGLATMAGDLWESMLKRRFGVKDSGDLIPGHGGLLDRVDGLMFAVVVLAAARLVNHWGWAH is encoded by the coding sequence ATGTCCTTGCCGCAGGCTAGGCGTTTCGACTGGGCCAATCTGGGCGTCCGCGTCGCCTCGGCCACCGTCCTGGTGCCCGCGGTGCTGGGCGCGGTGTGGTTCTCCGACATGCCGGGGCTGCGCTGGTTGTTCCTGGTGCTGGTGGCCGTGGCGGTGGCGCTGCTGGCCATCGAGTGGGGCGCGATGACCGCGCCGACCGCGCCGATCCGCGTCTCCACTGCGCTTACCGTTGCGATCTTGGCCGCCGCCTTCCTGGCCCACCAGAAGCACATGCCGCTGGCCTGGGCGGCCGGCGCGCTGGGGGCCGTGGCTGCGGCCCTGGTGGCGCGCGGCGTGGCCGAGCGGCCGATGAACGCGGCGTTCGGGGTGGTCTATCTGGCGATCCCCGTGGTCTGCCTCGTATGGCTGCGCGGCATGCCCGAAGGCCGGCAGTGGACGATCCTGCTGTTCGCGGTGGCCTGGGCCGCCGACATCGCCGCGTTCGCGGTCGGCAGCGCCCTGAAGGGCCCGAAGCTGTGGCCCAAGTTCTCGCCGAACAAGACCTGGTCTGGTTTCATCGGCGGCCTGGTCGCCGCAGCCGCGGCAGGGGCGGCGATGGCGGCGTTCAGCGCCATCGTGCTGAGCGTTCCGGCCGGGGCGCTGATCGGCCTGGTCGGCGGCCTGGCGACCATGGCCGGGGATCTCTGGGAGTCGATGCTCAAGCGCCGGTTCGGCGTGAAAGATTCCGGGGACCTGATCCCGGGGCACGGCGGTTTGTTGGATAGAGTAGACGGCCTGATGTTCGCCGTGGTCGTGCTGGCGGCCGCCCGACTGGTCAATCATTGGGGATGGGCGCATTGA
- the frr gene encoding ribosome recycling factor, with protein MAAEKPVLSKYRDRMDKAIAALKDEFSSLRTGRASAGLLDQVMVDAYGSSVPLNTVGSVSVPEPRSISVNIWDRGLVVSVEKAIRNAGLGLNPVVDGQSLRVPIPPLTEERRKDLAKIAGKYAEQQKIAIRNVRRDANDDLKKAEKDSAITQDEQRRMESEVQKFTDEAIKRVDEALKTKEQEIMQV; from the coding sequence ATGGCTGCGGAAAAGCCGGTTCTCAGCAAGTATCGGGATCGCATGGACAAGGCGATCGCGGCCCTGAAGGACGAGTTCTCGAGCCTGCGGACCGGGCGGGCGTCCGCCGGCCTGCTGGATCAGGTGATGGTCGACGCCTACGGCTCGAGCGTGCCGTTGAACACCGTCGGGTCGGTCAGCGTCCCCGAGCCGCGCTCGATCAGCGTCAACATCTGGGACCGCGGCCTGGTGGTCTCGGTCGAAAAGGCGATCCGCAACGCCGGCCTGGGGCTGAACCCGGTCGTCGACGGCCAGAGCCTGCGCGTGCCGATCCCGCCGCTCACCGAGGAGCGCCGCAAGGACCTGGCCAAGATCGCCGGCAAGTACGCCGAGCAGCAGAAGATCGCCATCCGCAACGTCCGCCGCGACGCCAACGACGACCTGAAAAAGGCCGAGAAGGACAGCGCCATCACCCAGGACGAGCAGCGCCGGATGGAGTCCGAGGTTCAGAAGTTTACCGACGAGGCGATCAAGCGCGTCGACGAAGCCTTGAAAACCAAAGAACAAGAGATCATGCAGGTTTAA
- the pyrH gene encoding UMP kinase, with translation MSEAKPRYKKILLKMSGEVLMGDSLFGIDTKTIEAVAEDIKEVVDHGIELCLVIGGGNIFRGVSLAGKGMDRANADYMGMLATVMNALALQGALEKIGVYTRVQSAIPMEAVCEPYIRRRALRHLEKGRVVIFAAGLGAPFFTTDTPAALRTAEMGCDALFKGTSVDGVYTADPKKDPSAQRYETLSYQEVLAKDLRVMDASAIALMRDNQIPIVVFSIRERGNFFKVLKGQGVFTTIA, from the coding sequence ATGTCCGAAGCCAAGCCCCGCTACAAGAAGATCCTCTTGAAGATGTCGGGCGAGGTCCTGATGGGCGACTCGCTCTTCGGCATTGACACCAAGACGATCGAAGCGGTGGCCGAGGACATAAAGGAAGTGGTCGATCACGGGATCGAGCTCTGCCTGGTGATCGGCGGCGGCAACATCTTCCGGGGCGTCTCGCTGGCCGGGAAGGGCATGGACCGCGCCAACGCCGACTATATGGGCATGCTGGCCACGGTGATGAACGCCCTGGCGCTGCAAGGCGCGCTCGAGAAGATCGGCGTCTATACCCGCGTGCAGTCGGCGATCCCGATGGAAGCGGTCTGCGAGCCCTACATCCGCCGCCGGGCGCTGCGGCACCTGGAAAAGGGCCGGGTGGTGATCTTCGCCGCAGGCCTGGGCGCGCCGTTCTTCACGACCGACACCCCGGCGGCGCTGCGCACGGCCGAGATGGGCTGCGACGCACTGTTCAAGGGCACCAGCGTCGATGGCGTCTACACCGCCGACCCCAAGAAAGATCCGAGCGCGCAGCGCTATGAGACGCTGAGCTACCAGGAAGTGCTGGCCAAGGACCTGCGGGTCATGGACGCCTCGGCCATCGCCCTGATGCGTGACAACCAAATCCCGATCGTGGTCTTTTCCATCCGTGAACGGGGCAACTTCTTCAAAGTGCTGAAAGGGCAGGGCGTCTTCACGACGATCGCCTGA
- the rseP gene encoding RIP metalloprotease RseP yields MLDFILTALTFVVPFVLVLGLVVTIHELGHFLAAKMFGVAIDRFSIGFGKAIASWTDKSGVEWRVGWIPLGGYVRFTGDENAASVPDAEDLNAMREQIARREGQEAVARYFHFKPLWQRAVIAAAGPIANFVLAVALFASLLLALGQYVLPAKIASVQPGSPAEAAGFRTGDLIVEANGRRIKSFDELAVIVQVRAEVPTAFVVERAGREVPINATPRWVERTDPVAGTHRQGVLGVTPAQARDDYVHVRYNPLEAVAGGVQRTWRTLETTVYYLGRMVTGQVSPDQLSGPLGIARISGKVAQAGAEGAPDVGGMILGSGVNLLQLAAFVSVSIGFMNLLPIPVLDGGHLLFYAYEAVARRPLAARVQAAGYRVGLALLLGLMLFATWNDLQQLRVFKILGGVFS; encoded by the coding sequence ATGCTCGATTTCATCCTCACCGCTCTGACCTTCGTCGTTCCCTTCGTCCTGGTGCTGGGGCTGGTGGTCACGATCCACGAGCTGGGCCACTTCCTGGCCGCCAAGATGTTCGGCGTGGCCATCGACCGTTTTTCCATCGGCTTCGGCAAGGCGATCGCCTCCTGGACCGACAAATCCGGCGTCGAGTGGCGCGTCGGCTGGATCCCGCTGGGCGGCTATGTCCGGTTCACCGGCGACGAGAACGCCGCCAGCGTGCCGGATGCAGAAGACCTGAACGCGATGCGCGAGCAGATCGCCCGGCGTGAAGGCCAAGAGGCCGTGGCGCGCTATTTCCATTTCAAGCCGCTTTGGCAGCGGGCCGTCATCGCAGCGGCGGGGCCGATCGCCAACTTCGTGCTGGCCGTGGCGCTGTTCGCCTCGCTGTTGCTGGCGCTCGGCCAGTACGTGCTGCCGGCCAAGATCGCGTCGGTTCAACCCGGCAGCCCGGCCGAGGCGGCCGGCTTCCGGACCGGAGACCTGATCGTCGAGGCCAACGGCCGGCGCATCAAGAGCTTCGACGAACTCGCGGTGATCGTGCAGGTGCGCGCCGAGGTGCCGACAGCCTTTGTCGTCGAGCGGGCGGGGCGCGAGGTCCCGATCAACGCCACGCCGCGCTGGGTCGAGCGCACCGATCCGGTCGCTGGGACCCACCGGCAGGGCGTGCTGGGCGTGACCCCGGCCCAGGCGCGGGACGACTATGTCCACGTCCGCTACAACCCGCTTGAAGCCGTCGCCGGCGGCGTCCAGCGCACGTGGCGCACGCTTGAGACGACGGTCTACTATCTGGGCCGGATGGTCACTGGCCAGGTTTCGCCGGACCAACTCAGCGGTCCCCTCGGAATCGCCCGAATCTCCGGCAAAGTCGCGCAGGCTGGAGCCGAAGGGGCGCCGGATGTCGGGGGAATGATCCTCGGCAGCGGCGTCAATCTGCTCCAACTGGCTGCGTTCGTTTCGGTGAGCATCGGCTTCATGAATCTGCTCCCGATCCCTGTGCTGGATGGGGGACACCTGCTGTTCTACGCCTATGAGGCGGTGGCGCGGCGTCCGCTGGCGGCGCGGGTCCAGGCGGCGGGCTACCGGGTGGGGCTTGCGCTGCTGTTGGGTTTGATGTTGTTCGCCACCTGGAACGATCTGCAGCAACTGCGTGTGTTCAAAATCCTCGGCGGCGTTTTCTCCTGA
- the rpsB gene encoding 30S ribosomal protein S2 has translation MALPEFSMRQLLEAGAHFGHQTHRWNPKMDRYIFGSRSNIHIIDLSQSIPLLHQALVKVREVAAGGGRVLFVGTKRQASEPIATAAKRSAQYYVNHRWLGGTLTNWRTVSGSIQRLRELEGLLDGESQGQGRGKKELLQMTRERDKLELSLGGIKDMGGIPDLMFVIDTNKESIAIQEARKLNIPVIAILDTNCDPDGITYPIPGNDDAARAIQLYCDLMADAVLDGLAAGQSAAGVDLGASVAPVEPTLARELAPEPEAAPAAEAPAADQEQAG, from the coding sequence ATGGCGCTTCCTGAATTCTCCATGCGTCAGCTCCTGGAAGCTGGCGCCCACTTCGGCCACCAGACCCACCGCTGGAACCCGAAGATGGACCGCTACATCTTCGGTTCGCGGTCGAACATCCACATCATCGACCTCTCGCAGTCGATCCCGCTGCTGCACCAGGCCCTGGTGAAGGTGCGTGAAGTCGCCGCCGGCGGCGGTCGCGTGCTGTTCGTCGGCACCAAGCGTCAGGCGTCGGAGCCGATCGCGACGGCGGCCAAGCGCAGCGCCCAGTACTACGTGAACCACCGTTGGCTGGGCGGCACGCTCACCAACTGGCGCACCGTTTCGGGTTCGATCCAACGCCTGCGCGAGCTGGAAGGCCTGCTCGACGGGGAAAGCCAAGGCCAAGGCCGCGGCAAGAAAGAACTGCTGCAGATGACCCGCGAGCGCGACAAGCTCGAGCTCAGCCTGGGCGGCATCAAGGACATGGGCGGCATCCCCGACCTGATGTTCGTGATCGACACCAACAAGGAGTCGATCGCCATCCAGGAAGCCCGCAAGCTGAACATCCCGGTCATCGCGATCCTGGACACCAACTGCGATCCGGACGGCATCACCTATCCGATCCCGGGCAACGACGACGCCGCCCGCGCGATCCAGCTGTACTGCGACCTGATGGCCGACGCCGTTCTCGACGGTCTGGCCGCCGGCCAATCGGCCGCTGGCGTGGACCTGGGCGCCTCGGTGGCGCCGGTTGAGCCGACCCTGGCCCGAGAGCTTGCGCCGGAGCCGGAAGCGGCCCCGGCCGCCGAGGCTCCGGCCGCGGACCAGGAACAAGCCGGCTAA
- a CDS encoding isoprenyl transferase: protein MATIDQQQPAPHAPLHVAIVMDGNGRWAKRRGLPRQVGHPKGVDAIRRVVEAAPAQGVRWLTLYAFSTENWRRPAGEVAEVMRLLKLYVNSDLDKLARAGVKIRILGRRTGLPPDVAEIVERAERQTAHNDKFFLQVAFNYGGRADIADAARALAAEVAAGQIRPDDITEELLQGKLSTASLPDPDLVIRTSGEQRLSNFLLWETAYSEFVFQDVLWPDYGADYLRAAIEEFQKRERRYGGAVADNVLAAG, encoded by the coding sequence ATGGCTACGATCGATCAACAGCAGCCCGCGCCGCATGCGCCCCTGCACGTGGCGATCGTCATGGACGGCAATGGCCGTTGGGCGAAGCGCCGCGGCCTGCCGCGCCAGGTCGGGCATCCGAAAGGCGTGGACGCGATCCGGCGGGTCGTCGAGGCGGCGCCTGCGCAGGGCGTCCGCTGGCTGACGCTCTATGCGTTCTCGACCGAGAACTGGCGCCGACCGGCCGGCGAGGTCGCCGAGGTCATGCGGCTGCTGAAGCTGTACGTGAACTCAGACCTCGACAAGTTGGCGCGCGCGGGGGTGAAGATCCGCATCCTCGGCCGCCGTACGGGCCTGCCGCCGGACGTCGCCGAGATCGTCGAGCGGGCCGAGCGCCAGACCGCGCATAACGACAAGTTCTTCCTGCAGGTGGCGTTCAACTACGGCGGCCGCGCGGACATCGCCGACGCCGCCCGGGCCCTGGCGGCCGAGGTCGCCGCCGGCCAGATCCGGCCCGACGACATCACCGAAGAGCTCCTGCAGGGCAAGCTGTCGACCGCCAGCCTTCCGGATCCCGACCTGGTGATCCGCACCAGCGGCGAGCAGCGGCTCTCGAACTTCCTCCTCTGGGAGACAGCCTATTCCGAGTTCGTCTTCCAGGACGTGCTCTGGCCCGACTACGGCGCCGACTATCTGCGGGCGGCCATCGAGGAATTCCAAAAGCGCGAGCGGCGCTACGGCGGCGCCGTGGCCGATAATGTCCTTGCCGCAGGCTAG
- the tsf gene encoding translation elongation factor Ts, whose product MAEITAALVKDLREKSGAGMMDCKKALQENNGDMEAAVDWLRTKGLSKAAKKSDRAAAEGLVAGKLSADGKTGVLVELNAETDFVSKNELFQNAARDFADVGLTIEGVDAITAAKTAKGEVVSDVITNLIATIGENMRLRRSARLSVSEGAVALYLHNAQGEGVGRLGVLVALEGAGDQAVLKEVGRKIALHVAGTPTPPLALNEGDLDPAAVEKEKKFLTDQALESGKPLAVVEKMIEGRIRKWQEEVVLLKQPFVMNPDQTIEQLIAETAKETGAPVAVKAFVRFALGEGVEKKQDDFAAEVASMTGQG is encoded by the coding sequence ATGGCGGAGATCACCGCTGCGCTGGTCAAGGACCTGCGCGAAAAGTCCGGCGCTGGCATGATGGACTGCAAGAAGGCCTTGCAGGAAAACAACGGCGACATGGAAGCGGCCGTCGATTGGCTGCGCACCAAGGGCCTCTCGAAGGCCGCCAAGAAGTCGGACCGCGCCGCGGCTGAAGGCCTGGTGGCCGGCAAGCTGAGCGCCGACGGCAAGACCGGCGTGCTGGTCGAGCTGAACGCCGAGACCGACTTCGTGTCGAAGAACGAGCTGTTCCAGAACGCCGCCCGCGATTTCGCGGACGTCGGCCTGACGATCGAAGGCGTCGACGCCATCACCGCGGCCAAGACGGCCAAGGGCGAAGTCGTCAGCGACGTGATCACCAACCTGATCGCGACGATCGGCGAGAACATGCGTCTGCGTCGTTCGGCCCGTCTGTCGGTCAGCGAAGGCGCCGTGGCCCTCTACCTGCACAACGCGCAGGGCGAAGGCGTCGGCCGTCTGGGCGTGCTGGTGGCTCTGGAAGGCGCGGGCGATCAGGCCGTGCTGAAGGAAGTCGGCCGTAAGATCGCTCTGCACGTCGCCGGCACCCCGACCCCGCCGCTGGCCCTGAACGAGGGCGACCTCGATCCGGCCGCCGTCGAGAAGGAAAAGAAGTTCCTGACCGACCAGGCGCTGGAATCGGGCAAGCCGCTGGCCGTCGTCGAGAAGATGATCGAAGGCCGGATCCGCAAGTGGCAGGAAGAAGTGGTGCTGCTGAAGCAACCCTTCGTCATGAACCCGGATCAGACCATCGAGCAGCTGATCGCCGAAACCGCCAAGGAAACCGGCGCGCCGGTCGCCGTGAAGGCGTTCGTGCGCTTCGCCCTGGGCGAAGGCGTGGAAAAGAAGCAGGACGACTTCGCCGCCGAAGTGGCGTCGATGACCGGCCAAGGCTGA